AAGTTTTCGTATGTCAGTGTGACCTCAATATTTCCTTGTATGAGCGGAATTGTGATTATTTCTTGTTGTGCGTCGGGATGTGCAGAATCGGCTGAAATTTCATGTGTGCGATAAGCATTACTCCCTGGATATATACATAATGGGTTCTCATTCTCGTTCAATTGGTGACCACAAAGCGCATAGGCGGTTTCACTTTCTACAAATGACTGCAATTCAGAAGTAGATATGTAATATGCCTCACTACAACCGACTGAACGCCCATTGCCTGAATCCCGCCTGACAGTGGAATGAAGCTCACCAGGACTTCCATTCTCATTCAGGATTGCAAATGCATCCTCGAATAGATCTGAATTGTTTTGCTCAGAGTTGCTACTGCCGCCCCCGCCACCGCAAGCCGATATAAAAATTACAATAAAAACAAACGATATTAGATGTCTCATGACCTTTTCCCTCCTATCCGGTGTAATAGATGAGCGTATCGCATTTGTGCGAAAGCTATAAGATGAGCCCCAACGCCGCTAATCAGCCGCGCGGCTTTTTGCGTCGGCTGCATTAGCTTGGTTATGTTTCCGCAAGTAAAATTTCTTCAACTGCCTTAAGTGATCGTCCGTTTTCATCTATCCAGCTTTGAGGCCCTGACCTGCTAGTTCCGGCAACCAAGACTGCTGCATATGAAGATGAACTCAAAATACTGTCCTTTGTGAGCTTAAAATTCTCTCCATTTGGGACCAACGTTCCATCTGCTATCCATTTTTCACGAATTGACAAAGTTTTTCCGGGCATACTCTTGCTGGTTTTACCTGAAATATCAGAGCCTTTAAAAAGAACGAAGCCATCATCAGTTTGTTGACCTGTAGCGTTTAAATCACGAATAGAAAAATTAAAAATGAATCTTGATAGTTTTGGTTTTGACGGAACTTCATTCTGTAGAGATTCAACAACTTTTATCGGTTCAAGAACTCTATGACCGAGCGTCCCCATGATTATTCTTAAATTATGAATATACTCTTCCATTGAGTCTTTGTCGGCACGTGGAAGCAAAGACTCTGTTGGCGTATTCCCGTTTTCAATTTTATATCTATCCGCCTCAATACTTATAGCTGTAAGTCGAGATTCAAGGTACTTTATATGACCCTTTGTTAAATTTTCATCTTTACTCGTAAAAATGATAACTTCATTCCAAAAATCTTGATTTTTATCTTGTTGACTTAGACGTTTGACGACATTTTCAGATTCACCTATATACGCTCGATCACCTGTTTCAGCAGTTTGTTTCTCAAGTAAAAAATATACGCCTGGCCGTTGAGCTTCAGACCAATCTTTAAGCTCATTTAAACGGCTGCGTGGGCATGCTATAGCTTGACCAGACCAATTTGCAATTTCAACATGGCGGATTCCTGATGGTGCCCCATCCGCAAGGTAAATTGTCACTTTTCTACCGAATGCCATTGTTTTCCTCTTTGAAACATAACGCCTGAATTAAGCCGAGCCGCGAAGCGGCTTCGGCTTGAATGAATTGTTAGCGCTCAACCGATTTGGTGACGATGTAGTGTGTTTCATAACCGCGACCGGTTGGCCAATTGTCTCGTTTAACCTCGTGTGTGAACTCTCCGGAGGTTTCTACGGCTGCGCGGCCCGCTGAGATTGCAGAAAGAACATTTGCGGGAATTTCATTTCCTGTTGCTTTGAGGGCAAGGGTCCTTGACGCGGCGGCCAACTCTTTAGTTGCTGCGGAAGCGCTAGCTGGCTGGTTGTAATTTAGTACTAGCTTCACCGTGTCTGCGACATTCGACGTGCCAGTGACGTAGTACGCCAGATTGTTCGGCAGTCCAGCGGATGACGCGCCTATGTCTTTGTACGGAGAGGAGCAGTGGTACTCATCTTCAAAGTCGTGTTTGTATCCGCGTGTTACCAAGATCGGATTCAAGAATGAGCAGGCATCGTTCGGTGACCAACCGACGCGTATGGCTGGCTTTTCTGGCTGTGGGGTGGCGGCAGCCTCCGCTGCATCTGCGGCGACGGCCGCCTCAGTAGCAACTGAGTCGATAGGCGGCGGATTGTGGCTGCTGTCTGAGCAGCCAATCAGAAATGCCACGGCTATAACTAATGGAAGGGTTAGAACTTTCATGCTGCGGTAATCTCCGTTTGAGCGCTAACGCCGCCAGCAGGGGCTGGCGAACCGCGCAGCGGTTTGGCAGTCCCTCTGGCTGGCCTTGTTAGGTACCCTTTTTGGTACTTTCAGGTGGCTGACGCTGCTGGCAGGAAATTTCGTCAATGCACACCATTCCAACTCCATCTGGATTATCTTTTAGATCAAGGATGTTGAAATTTGCCTCACACCTCTTGCATTTACTGTGCTGAATCATTCGAGTTACCTATAAAACTAATGTCATTTTTAATAAATCTATAACCCCAATACAAAATAATCGGGAGGCAGAACAGTAGAGCGGCAGCTGGCTCTTCGAACAGTACCAAGAGGGGGAGTATTGCGTATACGATGCTTACTACGATTGCGATTCTATCTTTCTTTGTCATAGACTTTTCCTTAGTTTGCGATGGATGTTGATTTACTTTGTCACCTAACGCTTGAGCTCAGCCAACCGAAACCGCGTAGCGGTTTTGGGTCGGCTGCAGCGAATTGTTAGGTTAAAAACCTATACAAAAGAGCAATACTTGTAATTGAAAAAATCATTGGGCCAAAAAGCTCAAATAATAATGTAATGCCATTGGAAAACTTTATGAACAGGGTTTTATAAGTACGTCGTATAACTTCATTTTTCTTATTTATTTCGTGTATTTCGCCACTTACCGTACCAATTTCATAATCATCTTCACGCTCGTTATTGAAGCACTCGTCAGCTGTAAGCCCTATAGTGTCGCCAGTTGTTTTCGATGTTTTAGTCGATATGAGGTCGGGCAGGTAGTACTGAAGCAACTCTACCGTGGATAGCATAACAAACCTTATCAAAAAATATGATGATATAGTTAATATAAACCATCCCAAAATAGATTCATTCCCTTCTAAATCCAATCCTATTGCCGTCACCTTATTTGGCAATGTCTTTGTAAGAGAAACAAACAACGCTACGGCAGATGCCAAGAGCATTTTAGTTTTTGTTTTCTCCAGCCCTTCGCTGACTTCTAGCATATATTAATCCATGTCTTTCAATAACTTGTTGAATTGCAACTAACACCACCAAAAGTGTTATAGCAATTAGTGTATGTTGATGTGGGCGTGTTCTTCCGTATACTTTCGGTCGTGTCTTTCAGTGATTGATTTAGATCAGCCCAAGCTTTTGCTGCCGCAGCCGCAGCATCTTGTGCTTGTTGATATTTAAACTGCTGAACTTTCAAAGCAAAATTCATATCTTGCTCTAAATTTGGTGCGTCCGGACGAGGTGCAGTTATCCTGACACTATCTGGATATTGAGTAAGAGGCACCGTTCCGTATCTATTCTGTGCACCGCTAACCCAAGTTGCTGTACAACCTGATAAGTTTAGTTCAGTTTGGCCTTTGATATTCTTTTTTGGAATATATAGAGTCTCTGGCGTATATCCCCAATTTTTTCCATCGCAAACCAACGCAGCTCCTTGCGGGCTTGAGTCAAATTGAATTGCATATTGGCTGTTTGCGCACCCAGACAGAAAAATTACGACAACCATCACAATGTGGAACTTGCTCATCTCGCTCTCCCAAAACCTAACGGTGAGCTCACCTGCCAGGGCTATAACCTCACAGGAAACCGATGAGCTGACACCTGGT
The nucleotide sequence above comes from Desulforapulum autotrophicum HRM2. Encoded proteins:
- a CDS encoding GIY-YIG nuclease family protein; this translates as MAFGRKVTIYLADGAPSGIRHVEIANWSGQAIACPRSRLNELKDWSEAQRPGVYFLLEKQTAETGDRAYIGESENVVKRLSQQDKNQDFWNEVIIFTSKDENLTKGHIKYLESRLTAISIEADRYKIENGNTPTESLLPRADKDSMEEYIHNLRIIMGTLGHRVLEPIKVVESLQNEVPSKPKLSRFIFNFSIRDLNATGQQTDDGFVLFKGSDISGKTSKSMPGKTLSIREKWIADGTLVPNGENFKLTKDSILSSSSYAAVLVAGTSRSGPQSWIDENGRSLKAVEEILLAET